The sequence below is a genomic window from Bos taurus isolate L1 Dominette 01449 registration number 42190680 breed Hereford chromosome 7, ARS-UCD2.0, whole genome shotgun sequence.
CGGTTGATACACAGTTGCATCCACCCCCATTTTGCAACCAAGAAGGAGTGCCATGGGGGGGCCTAGGGGGGGACCAGGAGCTCTGGAGTCAGCCCTGTTCCTCACAGCGGCCCTGAAACATGGCAGCCGAGGTCACAGTGAGTCAGGCCATGTCCTGAGCTGGACTAGCCTCGGCCTGCCTGCAATCAAGCTCCATCTACAAAGATCCACAGGACGCTCAGCCCTGTGTCCCGTGGAGCTAGGACGGGCCTTCTAGGTCTTCCCATCCTGTCCTCAGGACCCTGCACGCAGAAGGGGTAAGGACACTGGATACTGCCGTTTGCCTGTGCCCTGGGGCGGAGGCCTCTCTCTGAAGGACGCTGAGGGGCACACAGTGGGCACACGGCCTCTCAGCCAAACTGGACCCAAAGGGGACCCACCCTGCCTGGAGGACGGCCCCTGAGCCAGCACCCACACCTTGTGCCCACAGCACTTCCTGAAAGGACAGCTGGTTGCTCTGCCCAAGCGGGTGGGGTGGGCTGGacgcccccagccccccgcccgcGGCCACCCCCGGGCCCCCTCACCCTTCCAGCGTGGGGACGCCTTCGTGCCGGCCGGTGGCCCGCCGCGCAGTGAGGCGGGCGCGGGGCTGCCGGGCGCCGTACCGGTGCCGGGAGTGCTGCTCTCGCTCCCGCCGGCTCTCGGGGTCCCTGCTATCATCAGCCTGTGCCCCAGGGGGGAACGTGGGGATCTCGAAGCTGTCGTCAAAGATGCCGAAAGCAAAGTGCCCATAGCCCTGCGGCAGCGTGAACAGGGGCTGGTCCACATTCTGCAGAGAGGAGGGCCATCATCATGGGAGAGGGGCCAGGGCTGGGCGGGAGGTGGGCAGCCCTCACAGGGAGCGGGGAGGCTGCCTCTCACCTCGAACGGTTGCTGCCGGCTCTGGTCCGCAGAGGCTGTGGAGGGGGCTGAACCATTCTCTGCACTCCTGAGGACAGTCACCATTAGCAGCAGGAGCACCCCACCCCAGACAGATGGCCAGAGGGTCAGATGAAGGCGGACCCCCTCCACCCCTGACCCAGGTCCAGCCAGTGCACCCTTGGGCTGAGGGTCCATGAGGGGGGTAGCCTTACCTGGTCTCTTCCGGAAGCTCCTCGATAAACCCAGACTCGCATCTTGGGCAGATGTAATCCTGGGGAGGACAGGGCAGGCAAGCATGATCTCAGGGCaaggcggtgtgtgtgtgtgtgtgactcatcTCAAGGGCCCAGGTGGGAACCTGCTAGCTCCAGCCGTGTGGCCCCAGGCAGGGCTGGTACACTGACTTCCTCGCCCACATGGTGGGCCGTGACCTTGGAAGTTACATCACCAACCTCCCACGTCCCTGAGTCCATCAGCCTGTGCTCCCCACAGTGACAGAAGTCACAGTTTCAGGGCCTCCACTCAGCCACGTGGCCTGATGAAGGCTCTGACAAAGCCTGCAGCAAAGGGCCAGCTGACACGGGTCCAGGGAAGTTTCCCAACTTGGGGGACCTGAGAATGTTCCCTAACACCTCCACACCCATACAAGTATAAAGGAGGAGAGTGACTAGGAGAGTGACTAGTGGGGCTCCAGGACCACCTGGGCCTCAGAGACCAACTCCCAGGAAGGCAGCCACCGAGGGTGGGAGGCATACCCAGGCAGAGGAACCGGCCTGCAGAACATTCTGGACTGCCTGAGGTGTGGCCTGTGACCCCAGGCTGGACAGCCAGCAGGCAGACTGTGATGTCTCCAGTCAGCAGAGAGGTGGCTCTGCCcctcagggacagggagcctgagCACCAAATCCACTAGTTGGGCTTGGAACTGGCTCAGGTCCACATGTGTTCTAAGGCTGCAAGCGTGAGGTGCTTCCACTGAGGCCGCCCACGGTCCCAGTTCCCAGGAGCCTGGGGCACCGATGGCTGGCCACCCTCTGTAGGGAACAATATGGAGGGGTGTGGGGTGTGGCCTGCCCTGAAGATGCTGGGGGCCAGGCACCTGTCAGGAAGGCGGGACCCCCACCTGCTCCACTGCAGAGAGCAAAGGGGCTAGGGAGTCAAAGGACACCTCCTGAGCCAGGCGGGAGGGCAGGCCAGAGCTGCACATGTCCCGGGGACCTGTGTCCAGATGTGTAATGAACTCTTACGATTCAACAACAAAAGACAAACATCCCAGTTAGAAAATGGCCAGAAGTTCAGAACAGCATTTCTTCAAAGACAGACAGGTGGCAATGAGCCAAGAAGGGATGTACACGTAGTCTGCCAACGGGGAAACGCAAACCAAAACCAGCGGGGGACACTCCACATCCACCCAGATGGCTGGACCCACAGAGCTGACAGGGACCACTGTGGGAGGCGGTGCAGAAATTGGAACCCCCACATGCAGGTGGACTATGAAATGGGGCAGTGTCCTCAGAAAACAGTCATGGTCACCCCATGACCCTGCAATTGCCCCACCAGGCACCCACCAGGGTGACAGAGACAGGTCCACACAGAAACCCACATGCACAGCAGCCAAACATAACCACATGTCCCTCCACACCCGGGAGCATCACTCAGACAAGGAAAGGAAAGCCCTGACACTTGCTACCATGTGGACGGACCCTGAGAACACGGTGCTCATTGAGAGAAGTAGACACAGAACACACAGAGCGTGATTCCACTGATGGGAAACATCCAGAACAGGCAGATCCACAGACAGAGTGGGATCCTGGTTGTCAAGGACCAAGAAGGTGACTGCTGATGGGGACGGGGCTTCTTGTTGAGTGACCAAATGTCCTGGACGAGGACACTGGTGATGGCCGGCTGCAAGACCTGAGCTTTAAGTGGGTGGGACATGTGGCACTGAAACTGTGAACCAGGAACAGCAGGACAGCAGCCCTCTGCCCTCCTGAGCAGGGGCGTGGGGCCCAGGGGAGGCTCCCCCAGGGAGTGCCCACCATAGCTGTCACTGGCATGGGGTTTCCAGGGCTGTCACTCAGCCTGTTGTTTACTTCAACATTTCATAGGCCAAGAAACGCAGTCACTGGAGGCTCTGTGCTTGGTAGCCAAGGTTCTTGCCCTCTCCAGGAGCCCGCAGAGGGAGGGCAATGGATAGGGGCAAACGTGGCTGCAGTTGAGTCTGAGCTGACTGAGGTGAGGAAGCTGGGAACCTTCTGGCCTGGGTCAACAGAAGGCCCAGAACCTCCCTGAAGCCTGGCGGAACCCCCGTGAGAAAACTCTCTCTCCCGGGCACCCTTCCCAGGCCTGCACCCTGCCCTGGGCAAGCCTGGGAGAGCCAGGGCGGGGTGAGCAACACGCCCACTGGAGATAGGGTGTCTGTCCTCCACCCCTAAGGCTCACTGCTGCTCCTGGGGCCTGAGAGAGCCAATCACCATGCCATCCTCAGGGGTCCCTGTGTTCCCCGAGCCCCAGCACAGCCCAGACCAGCCATCTCAGGGCCTAGGCCTCTCCCTGTCCTGGGTCCCCACAGCCTGAGCTGGTATCTACCTGGCTTGCCCCCTCTCGGAAGCTGGGTCCCGGCTGCAAGCCTCCATCTCCTCTGCAAATGGAGGGTAGCCTCAACCCCAGGCTCTGGAATTGGCCCCTGAGCCACAGTGACCTGGTTTCAGGGAGGCCCCAGACTCTGCTGCACATGCAGAAGGTCCAGACCTGGGTCTTCAATGctccctcctccagaggccacACATCCCAGAAATTTAATTACCTCACCGTAACAGAAATGGGGACACCGTGGGATGGAATGATCACCCCCAACAGGACAGAGTCTATATACCTTGGCAGGGCCCTAGCTCGTGTGCACCTATCCCCAGCTGACAGCTTCTCTCCTGAGGAGACCAGGGTGAACACTCCCTCATTATTACCATGGCAACAGCGGCCCACAGGACAGACCATGCACTCCATTCACTCAGCACTTGCTCCCTGCAGTAGGCCCTTGGAGACAGACCTCACCTTTCATGCCACATGCAGACCCCAGGTTCCTGGCCAGGTGAGTGTCGGGGAATGGGGGACATTGAGGTGGGAGCTGGAGAGATGCTGGCCTTAACACTGAGCTGGCAGGGGGACCAGCCTGCGCCCCAGGGGCTCCGTGCAGAGGAAGGACCTTCTCTCTTCACCCTGACGGCTCTCCAAGGTGGCCTGTTCGATGGAACACAGCTTGTTCCCATCCCCCCGACCCTGCTCAGGGACACTTCTGAGAGGAATCAGGGGTGTCCATAGGACAGCAGACAGAACCATGACCGCCACCAGTCAGGCCACCAGGAGCCTGGCCCGTGGATGTCCCAGATCCACCTCATCCCCGGTACTCCTGTTTCCTGGGGGATCGAGTCTGGGCCTGTGCGCCCGAGCAGAGGCCTCTGAGCTGGCCGGCCTGCCTGGTTCCTGCTCCCACACGCCCATTCCAGGCAGGCACCCGCCCTTCCGGGGCATCCTGGCCCCCTTGTGCCGGCACTCTTGAGCACAGGGGTGCCCTCGCCAACCCATCTGATGGGCGAGGAGAATGAGGCAGAGTCTCGTGGCTGCAGGGAGAAACCCCGGGAGCAGAGGGCGTGCAGCCACCCGAGTCTCACTGCCCcactggggcagggggaggtgggaggggtgctGCTGGCGGGAGCCTCCCACTGTCACCAGGTTAAGAGCCCACCTCCCTACCCTCATGAACACCAAGTGCACCCCTACTCATAAACAGACACCTGTCTACAGGACCCCGTCAAACCCCTCCCAAACCCACAAATCAGTCCCCTTGCCTCCAATATTTGCTCCTAACAGAATTTACCAACATTCCAACAAATCAAATATTTGCCAATCATTTGCTCAGCATTGGCTCCCTGTAAACTCTGAGAGCAAAGGTCATGGCTACCTTGTCACCACTGGATCCTGTGACTAGAAAGGCCCTCGCCAGCTCAGTGTCCACAGACTGTCCACAGAGATCAGGATCCTTCTGGTCCGAGACTACATGGCCAGGATCCGGCCGCGTGCTGGCCCTGGGAAGGGAGGCCAGAACAGCTAACTACACAGACTACTTGGCCCCGGGCTGCCGATGGCTGTGGACAGGTCACTCTGGGGTAAGCCCAAGGCCCAGGGCCTGTCCGGGGCTCACACCAGCTGCAAGGGGCTCCCTGCAGCTCACCTAGGCTAGAGGGCTGTCCCACCAACCCGACCGTTCCTGCCAGTGGAGAAAACCAGACCCAGAGCTGGGGCGCACAGGAAGCCGGAAGAGGCAGAAGCAGTACGTCTTCCGGGAGGCTGGAGTCGGGGAGTCGGACAAGTCTCGGCCCCCCGAGTCTGCTCGCTCACCGAGGTTTCCATTTATCTGCCGGCCCTCATCCCCTTGCCTCTGGAAGCCACACCACCCTTCCCTTATCTTACACTCTCCTCCTGGGTCCAGGCACCCGTCTCCATTCCAGCTCACTCTCCTCTGTGGCTGGGATAATGCCCACGACTCCTACTAACtcccccagggaagtccacagcAAGAAAGGCAGGGATGGGAATCTGGTTCTTTAATCAGCCAAAAGACCAAGGAGAGCTGGTGCTCAATCAATCGTCACCACCCACAGCCCCTTTCCCTGGCCCCCCACATCGccctcttcctgctcctcctgAGCTGGCCGAGCGGCAAATGCCACGAGCGGAGCCGGCCAGGGGTTCCGTCCCTTCTAGCCTTCCTCCCAGTCGGCGGGGGAGGGTCGGCCAAGCGGGGGACACCGACCCCATCCCGGACCTACCCACTCGGAACTTCCGGGCTGAGGGGCCTGGAAACCGAGCCTTTCACGAGCAGCTGTCCCGTGGCCTCCACCCGGACGAGAGCACAGGGCCCACCTGGGTCCAGACCCCGGGCCCCGGAAGGCGCAAGAACGCCGGCTCGGGCCGCCGTCGGGCCCGGGAGAGCTACGGCTCTCTCCCACGAGGCGCCCGCAGCGCTGACCGCGCTCGGGGCCGACTCCGCTCCCTCCCGGTCATCGGCCTCGCTGCGCCACCAGGGCCGCCGCTTCCGGGCCCTCCGCAgggacctcagtttccccgtcCGTGCCAACTCGCCTCGGGCCAAGGCAGTGGCCCCCGCCCGCCCGGCCTGGGCCTCACCGGCAGGCGCGGCACGATCTCGACTGAGCAGCAGTGGCAGAAGTACCGTCCGGGCTGCGGCGACGCCTCGGCCATGGCCACCGCCGCCTCCTCCGCGCCGCCCGCCCCCCGCGCGGCGCCCGCCGCCGGCCGTTTGCTGCTCCCTCGCCGGCCGACGAGCCCGCGCACGCTCACGCACGGCACGCACAGCACGCACGGCGTGAGGAGGGGAAGGGCAGCGGAAACGGGACAGGCACCACGCGAGGCGGGCGGTGGCTCGGGTGACGGTGGCCGCCGAGGAGCAAACTAGGAGCGGagctgggcgggggtggggccaTGGGCGGGGCCTTGCTGGGCGGTTGCCTGCCGTAGCAACCTGGATCAGGGCCTGAGGTGGGTTTGGAGGCGGGCCCGGCTCGAAGGCTAAGGGGAAGGCCGAGGGCGGggttggggcggggtggggccaAGCCCCTCCTCTTCTACAAATATGCTACCAGCTCCCACCCCgacccccctagttccttcattaTTTCTTCTATTGCCAAGACCCACCTgtttggaaatcagtcctgaatattcattggaaggattgatgctgaagctgaaactcttaatactttggccacctgatgcaaagaaccgactcgttggaaaagaccctgatgaaagattgaaggcgggaggagaaggggatgacaga
It includes:
- the RNF126 gene encoding E3 ubiquitin-protein ligase RNF126 isoform X1: MGTSCVPSNRPPWRAVRVKREGPSSARSPWGAGWSPCQLSVKASISPAPTSMSPIPRHSPGQEPGVCMWHERITSAQDASLGLSRSFRKRPGVQRMVQPPPQPLRTRAGSNRSRMWTSPCSRCRRAMGTLLSASLTTASRSPRSPLGHRLMIAGTPRAGGSESSTPGTGTAPGSPAPASLRGGPPAGTKASPRWKGSSSSWSTASSPQPPSPTWAWAPGEGVLHSNPMDYAWGANGLDAIITQLLNQFENTGPPPADKEKIQALPTVPVTEEHVGSGLECPVCKDDYGLGEHVRQLPCNHLFHDGCIVPWLEQHDSCPVCRKSLTGQNTATDPPGLAGVSFSSSSSSSSSSPGNENPASSS
- the RNF126 gene encoding E3 ubiquitin-protein ligase RNF126 isoform X2 translates to MGTSCVPSNRPPWRAVRVKREGPSSARSPWGAGWSPCQLSVKASISPAPTSMSPIPRHSPGQEPGVCMWHERITSAQDASLGLSRSFRKRPGVQRMVQPPPQPLRTRAGSNRSRAMGTLLSASLTTASRSPRSPLGHRLMIAGTPRAGGSESSTPGTGTAPGSPAPASLRGGPPAGTKASPRWKGSSSSWSTASSPQPPSPTWAWAPGEGVLHSNPMDYAWGANGLDAIITQLLNQFENTGPPPADKEKIQALPTVPVTEEHVGSGLECPVCKDDYGLGEHVRQLPCNHLFHDGCIVPWLEQHDSCPVCRKSLTGQNTATDPPGLAGVSFSSSSSSSSSSPGNENPASSS
- the RNF126 gene encoding E3 ubiquitin-protein ligase RNF126 isoform X6, with the protein product MGTSCVPSNRPPWRAVRVKREGPSSARSPWGAGWSPCQLSVKASISPAPTSMSPIPRHSPGQEPGVCMWHERITSAQDASLGLSRSFRKRPGVQRMVQPPPQPLRTRAGSNRSRMWTSPCSRCRRAMGTLLSASLTTASRSPRSPLGHRLMIAGTPRAGGSESSTPGTGTAPGSPAPASLRGGPPAGTKASPRWKGSSSSWSTASSPQPPSPTWAWAPGASCIQTRWTTPGGPTAWTPSSRSSSISLKTRVPHPQTKRKSRPSPLCL